In Deltaproteobacteria bacterium, the genomic window GGGTACGGCCGTGGAGCTGGCGGTGGCCGCGGCCGAGGAATACGTCGCGCGCCTGGCTCAAGAGGCGAGCGCCTCGGCTCAGCGCGACAAGCGCAAGACGATCATGGACGACGACATCAAGAAGGCCCGGCAGGTCGTCGGCTAGCTCGCGAGCCCGGATCCCTCTCGCTTCGCAGCGCGAGCGCTTCGATCACGCGGATCCAGCGCGGCTCGCCTCCGTCGAGAAAGCTGCGGAAGCGGATCCCGGCGAGCACGCTCGCGTATCCGGGCAGCGTCGCGCGCGACATCACGTCGCCCTCGACCTCGATCGGCGCGAGCGGAGGCGGCAGCTCGATTCGGTAGCGCTCCACCGCGCCCGGCAGGATGTCCCGCCTCGTCCGCAGACAGATTCCGCCCCGGGCGACGAGCTCGGTGAGCTCGTCCCAGTTCCCGACGCTCGAGTCGGTGCGCACCGCGAGGCGCGCCGGGAAGCGGCGGTAGCGGCGATGCGCGGCGTGATCGAAGAGGTCGAGGAGCGGCTTCTCGATCTCCTCCCAGCGCAGCGGCTTGGCGACGTACAGCGCCGCGCCCGCGTCGCGCGCGGCTGAACGGTTGGTGTTGCTCTCGCGCTCGTCGACGAGCACGATCGGCAGCTGCTCCAGCCCCGGGAGCTCGCGAAATCGCATCGCCAGCTCGAAGCCGTCCTCGCGGCCGAGGCGGACGTCGATGAAGAGCAGCGGGTAGCTGGTCTCGCGGAACGCCGCGAGGCCGCGCTCCGGATCGCGCAGAAAGTCGAGCTCGATCGAGTGCTCGGAGAGATGGCTCTGCAGGCTGGCGAGCGCTTCGGGCGTGGCGGTCACGGCGAGCGCGCGGCGCGAGCGCTTGAGCGAGAGCGGCCGCGAGCTCTCGGGCGCCTGCGGCGCGACGATCAGGCCGCTGCGCGCTGCGCGCTCGCGCATCGCGGAGCCGATCGAGAGCGCGAGGTCGTTTGCGGTCTCCAGGCTCGGCAGCGGCCGATAGCGGCGCTCGCTCGGGTTGGTGAGCGAGCGCTCGGAGAGCTCTCCGCTGCTCGGCAGCAACAGCTCGCGCGGCGAGCGGACCTCGATCGAGCCGGCGGCCTCGTCGATCAGTCGCAGCCGAGCTCCACCGGCCGCGAGCTCGGTCGGGGCGTGCACGCGGTGGAGCCAGGCGAGCGCCTCTCGGAGGTCGCGAATCGACATCGCCCAGGCTTTGCGCAGGATGGCTTCGACGTCGCTGGCGGACTCACAGCGCGTGACGTCGAGCGCGGGCAGGTCGAAGAAGACCGCCGGATCGAAGAGCTTCAGGCGGTTGTGACCCAGCGTGTAGAAGCGCACCCGCTCGATCACGAGCGGCCTGACGAGCGTCTCGAACGGGGTCGAGCCGAGCGAGAGCTCACCCTCGGCGGAGCTCGCCCCGCGGGCGCGCTCCACCCGGACGCCGAGCGCGCGCAGGCGCTGCGCCAGGAACTCCGCGTCACGCTCGGCGGACGACATCTCGCCCTCGCTCCCCCGGAAGCTCCATCGGCGAGCTTCCGGGGGGGCTGAAGACGAGCGGATCAGGTCACGGGCGCTCGCCCGGGACCCGGGAGACGGCTCAGTGCTGGTGTCCCGCGTGAGCGCCGGCGGGCTCTTCTTCCTTGGGCTTGTCGGCGATCATGGCGTGCGTGGTCAGGAGCAGACCCGAGACGCTCGCGGCGTTCTGGAGCGCCGTGCGCACGACCTTGGTCGGGTCGATCACGCCGTCCTTCACCATGTCGCCGTAGGTCTCGCTGGCGGCATTGAAGCCGAAGGCGCCCTTGCCGCTCGCCACCTTGTCCACCACCACGGAGGCCTCGTGGCCGGCGTTCTGCGCGATCATCCGCAGCGGCTCTTCGACGGCGCGCCGGATGATGTCGATTCCCGCCTGCTGCTCGGTCGAGCTGCCCTTCAGCGTCTCGAGCACCTTCTTGGCGCGAATCAGGGCGACGCCGCCACCGGGCACGATGCCCTCTTCGACGGCGGCGCGCGTGGCGTGCAGCGCATCCTCGACGCGCGCCTTCTTCTCCTTCATCTCGCTCTCGGTCGCCGCGCCGACCTTCACGACCGCCACGCCGCCCGCGAGCTTGGCGAGCCGCTCCTGCAGCTTCTCGCGGTCGTAGTCGGACTTGGTGTCCTCGATCTGCTTGCGGATCTCGTTGCAGCGGGCCTCGATGTCCTTCTTCTTGCCCGCACCCGAGATGATCGTCGTGTTGTCCTTGTCGATCACGATCCGGCCGGCCTTGCCCAGGTCGGTGAGCGTCACGTTCTCGAGCTTGATGCCGAGCTCCTCCGCGATCACCTGTCCGCCGGTCATGATCGCCATGTCCTCGAGCATCGCCTTGCGGCGATCGCCGAAGCCGGGCGCCTTCACGGCCGCGACGTTCAGCGTGCCGCGGATCTTGTTCACGACCAGCGTCGCGAGGGCCTCGCCTTCGAGGTCCTCGGAGATGATCAGCAGCGGCTTGCCCGCGCGCGCCACCTGCTCCAGCAGCGGCAGCAGATCCTTCATGTTCGAGATCTTCTTCTCGTTCAGCAGGATCGACGGGTTCTCGAGCACGACCTCCATCCGTTCCGCGTCGGTGACGAAGTACGGCGAGAGGTAGCCGCGGTCGAACTGCATGCCCTCGACCACGTCGAGGATCGTGTCGAGGCCCTTGTTCTCCTCGACGGTGATCACGCCTTCCTTGCCGACCTTCGCCATCGCGTCCGCCAGGATGTTGCCGATCTCCGCGTCGTTGTTCGCGCTGATCGAGCCGACCTGCGCGATCTCGGAGCGGTCGCGCGTGGGCTTGGACAGCTTCACGAGCTCGGCGACGATCGCCTCGACCGCGGC contains:
- a CDS encoding response regulator, whose protein sequence is MSSAERDAEFLAQRLRALGVRVERARGASSAEGELSLGSTPFETLVRPLVIERVRFYTLGHNRLKLFDPAVFFDLPALDVTRCESASDVEAILRKAWAMSIRDLREALAWLHRVHAPTELAAGGARLRLIDEAAGSIEVRSPRELLLPSSGELSERSLTNPSERRYRPLPSLETANDLALSIGSAMRERAARSGLIVAPQAPESSRPLSLKRSRRALAVTATPEALASLQSHLSEHSIELDFLRDPERGLAAFRETSYPLLFIDVRLGREDGFELAMRFRELPGLEQLPIVLVDERESNTNRSAARDAGAALYVAKPLRWEEIEKPLLDLFDHAAHRRYRRFPARLAVRTDSSVGNWDELTELVARGGICLRTRRDILPGAVERYRIELPPPLAPIEVEGDVMSRATLPGYASVLAGIRFRSFLDGGEPRWIRVIEALALRSERDPGSRASRRPAGPS
- the groL gene encoding chaperonin GroEL, which translates into the protein MSAKEIKFDTHASDAIIRGVNALANAVKVTLGPKGRNVIIEKSYGSPVVTKDGVTVAKEVELEDKFENMGAQMLREVASKTSDVAGDGTTTATVLAQAIFREGLKMVAAGHSPIELKRGIEAAVEAIVAELVKLSKPTRDRSEIAQVGSISANNDAEIGNILADAMAKVGKEGVITVEENKGLDTILDVVEGMQFDRGYLSPYFVTDAERMEVVLENPSILLNEKKISNMKDLLPLLEQVARAGKPLLIISEDLEGEALATLVVNKIRGTLNVAAVKAPGFGDRRKAMLEDMAIMTGGQVIAEELGIKLENVTLTDLGKAGRIVIDKDNTTIISGAGKKKDIEARCNEIRKQIEDTKSDYDREKLQERLAKLAGGVAVVKVGAATESEMKEKKARVEDALHATRAAVEEGIVPGGGVALIRAKKVLETLKGSSTEQQAGIDIIRRAVEEPLRMIAQNAGHEASVVVDKVASGKGAFGFNAASETYGDMVKDGVIDPTKVVRTALQNAASVSGLLLTTHAMIADKPKEEEPAGAHAGHQH